The nucleotide sequence TTGAATAACTATTACTTGAACTTGATGGGCCTTCATAAGAAGATGTACTTGGACTTGTAAAGCTCGCAAGTTTTGAAGCAGTACCATGAGAATTACTTGTATATGAACTGCCTTCGGATGAAGTAGGAATATACTTTGCATAACTTCCAGAAGATGAACTCGATGGGGATGATGTATATGCTGAGGCCATTACTGGTAACTGGTAGGTGGATGACGATGATGGAATAGAAATTGCGTAACTAGGAGACGATGAGGAAGATGACGCTGCAGGTACTGAAACACTGTAGCTAGATGATGACCCACTCTGTTGTGGAGTCGCTATTACGTAGCCTCCTGATACTGCATGCGATGAACTTCCAGATGACGAGGACGGAGAATTGTATGATATTCCATTACCCGATGTGAGAGAACTAATTGAAATACCTTGTGACCTTAAACTATTCAGTGTAGAAGCTGGAAGACTATATCCTTGAAAATTTCCAGATTCATGATTCGGTGTCATAACTACAGGAACAGCATAGTTGCTGGATCCAAGTTGAGTTGCCGTTGCATACACAGGTGTATACTGTTGTTGGGATGATTGACCTGTATTCGTTGCTTGAGCTGTGAAAGTCACTGGTCCTGTTTTATCAGAGGGTGTAAATAAACCAAAACTTGGCGACGAATATGAGCTTTGTCCACTATTTTGGCCGCTCAAAAAACTGGCCAGGCTTACGCTCGACGATGGTATGCTATAACCAGAGCTAGATGCTTGAAGGCCATAGTTATGGCTCGGTGATTGGAGGCCATAGCCAGATCCTTGGCCAACATTCAAAGATTGACCCAAACTGTATGCGCCTAAGTTTCCTAAGCCATGAGATCCTAAACTTGAGAAGCTTGGTGATGGCTGTGACGGAAGGCCGAACGGGCTTGAACTGTATGCAAGTGGACTACCACCAGTATAGCCATTAAATCCGCCATAACCTGGAAATGAGCTAGCAGCTGCGCTGGGAGATTGAAAACCGTTAAAAGCTGGACCTCCAAAAGGAAGACCTAATGGATAGTCCCCGATTCCGCGTTTGTTTTTGTGATCCTTGTACCTTCGCGGTGGTGCGTTTTCTCGGTAGTGTGAATGATGATCTTTACAGGATACGATTGATAAAGTCACTATTAATCCAAAGAATATCTGCAAATAAAGTATTTCGTTATTCAAGTACAAAGGCCAatacaaatttgatttttatttcgattatcagacacacacgcacatatatatatatatatatatatatatatattgtaatttGATTTGATCAAGTAAATATACtgttatatataattaataaaattgaatcatcaactaatatcaaataaatttattattgcaTATGATTCATGCACCAGTAATTGTTTCTTTTACGAAAATGTAACTTACTATGGCTCGCATGTTGCGTGCTTTATAATGTCGAATATTTTCTGCTGTTTACCGATGCTATCTCGCGTGTTAGACACGCTTGAATAAGACAAAGTGGCGTGGTCTATCTGATGCTATTACTGACCAGATGAAACCTTTTATATCGCAATCCCCACTTACGATGCTTTTACCTTGCTCTTGCACTGGCAGAAACGAAAGGTCTAGGTGAAGGTAAGCAAGTTTAGAAGGCGTACTTTGGCGAACGCGTTTGCGACTGGCTGTCGCGTCGCGATTATACACTTACGGACTTGCATGGGGGTATGCGGCGGCAACACTCTTGATCGACGCACCTCATGCAGCGGAAACACccgaagaagagagaaaactTGCCGATCGTCAGTTACTACGACCCGATTATTATCTAAGATATAAGAAAATGAT is from Nasonia vitripennis strain AsymCx chromosome 1, Nvit_psr_1.1, whole genome shotgun sequence and encodes:
- the LOC100678526 gene encoding uncharacterized serine-rich protein C215.13-like, which produces MRAIIFFGLIVTLSIVSCKDHHSHYRENAPPRRYKDHKNKRGIGDYPLGLPFGGPAFNGFQSPSAAASSFPGYGGFNGYTGGSPLAYSSSPFGLPSQPSPSFSSLGSHGLGNLGAYSLGQSLNVGQGSGYGLQSPSHNYGLQASSSGYSIPSSSVSLASFLSGQNSGQSSYSSPSFGLFTPSDKTGPVTFTAQATNTGQSSQQQYTPVYATATQLGSSNYAVPVVMTPNHESGNFQGYSLPASTLNSLRSQGISISSLTSGNGISYNSPSSSSGSSSHAVSGGYVIATPQQSGSSSSYSVSVPAASSSSSSPSYAISIPSSSSTYQLPVMASAYTSSPSSSSSGSYAKYIPTSSEGSSYTSNSHGTASKLASFTSPSTSSYEGPSSSSNSYSSSVSSNYASVPNYPSGNSGSGLSHPVTSYGTPTTSYSIPSTSYGTPNNNPSISSLNYNSQSSSHISPSISYASAAAANNGVSASSYNAPSSNSYQADSSYKVPNTNYASPAASYTGTSPSYGSPSNGHSIEFNSNYKSPSTSSTASLSNSIESSSQEQAETYDSPVDSGSSYSNHSPRYLRYPMTRTLSPYLDSEESTNGGSNYDTISYSVPNGKY